The nucleotide sequence GTCATGTCAGCGAAAATACAAATGGCTCCTCCGCAGCAAGCCCGGGTGCCGTTAACGGAATTATGAACCTTACCAATACCTCCGAAGATATTTCAAATATAAATTTTGGCATCAAACAGTATCCGGAAAGTTACGACGTCACCAAGCAGATCGCAGGAGCTCCGGAACCCGGCCAGCCGGTTTCGCTCGCCGACACGCCGTTCCGGGGAAGCGAAGGAGGAACAGGGGACCAGCCATCCAGCTGGACAGGGAAGCCCGTGGCTATTGAAAGTCTGCCTTCAAACGGGTTTGAGCTGTACTACGACGGCGTAAAAATAAATGACACCGACATTGGTCCGGATGGTTATGTTATTCAGAACTTTGATCCTTCAAAACTGTTTATACAGGCCACAGAGAATACGCCGGGAGGCACCAGTTCCACCGCATTTACCTATTCCGTAATAGATGAAACAAACCTGAAAGATCCTACTCCTGCAACCTTCAGCGTTGAATATTCTCAGGCCCTGCCGGTTACGTTCGGGAACCTTTCCGCAACTATTGGTCCGGACGGTATACTTACGGCAAACTGGACCACATTAACGGAGAACGGAAATGATCATTTTGAAATTGAGGTTTCGGCAGACGGAAAGAAATTTGCAGTTGCAGGAACACTGAAATCACAGGCACCAAACGGAGATTCCAATACACCGTTGAAATATATATTCACAAAATCTATGACCGGATTGGCAGGACTAATGCTTACCGCCGGACTTTTAATAAGCCTCGCAGGTGGTTCCTGTAACCGCAGGCGCCGGCGGCAACTGAGCTGTTTACTGATACTGGCGATCACTCTGAACGTTTGTTCCTGCCAGCGATCCAAAGACACTGTAAATTTAAACGGAACATATTATGTGCGTATCGCCCAGGTTGATCAGGACGGAAAGAAAACGTATTCAAAAACAGTTGTGGCTACAACAAATAACCGGGAACCATAAAAAAAAAGGAATACGCGGGCATTATTTTTCCAGTTGTTTTGTTTCCCTGATCAGCCAGTTCCAGTCGAACCGGGCCACGGCCGCGTACCGGGGTTTGCCTCTCCCGTAAAGCACCAGGAAACTGCCGTCCTTCAGCACGATGATATCTGAATAATTGGCCGGGCCTTTGAATAATAAAACGGGCGCTGACCAGCTTTTCGCCTGATCGGCCGTATAACTGACCGCGAGGTCATTTCTACCCGGGCCCAGCGGGCGGCTGCACAGCAGGTAGAGGTGCCCCTTGTGTTTAAATGCCGTCAGTCCCGCGTCCACTGCAGTAAACCGTTCGATAGAACTCTTTATGGGCCACGACCAGGTAATGCCTCCATCCCTGCTTAAAGACTGAGCCCTGTTTACAAAAGCACCCGGTTCGCTCAGCCGGGCATCCAGCAGTAATTGGGAACCACCCAGCGCCACTAACCGCGATTCATTTGCCGAAAAGGAATCGACACCCGGCAGATACCCGCCGCTTTTCCAGCTGCTGCCCTGATCATCGCTGTACAAGACAGAAACACCATACCTGCGTTCGCGGATGTTTTTTTTAACGGCGAACCGGTGCCAGACCTGCACCAGCATGCGTCCGTTCTCCAGCGTAATCCCATGACCGGGACCCGGGAGATGAAACGGCCGGCGGTACGGATCCTTCTGAAACAGATGGGTCAGTTCAACAGGTGCCGACCAGGTAATCCCCTGATCACTGCTGTTGATCGTGTATACACGGCTGGAGTCGTTGTTAAAATTACGGGCATAAAAAAGAAAGAGCTTACCGGTTTTCCGCTCTCTGACAGGCGTGGGATTAGCGAAGGATTCACCGTTGTTGCTTGCTACGATCACCTGTGAAGGTAACCAGTGTTTTCCCTTATCCCTGCTGCGTTTTAACACAATATGATGCGGACCGTCATCCCCTGTCCCGATCCGCCCTTCAGCAAAGGCCAGCACATCGCCGTTGCCGGCTTCGATCAGTCCGTATACAAAATGTTCCTTTACGTGGAAGGCCGAATCGATGCCAGGAGGCCACAATACTGACTCTGCGAAGACCTGGGCAGTCAGGCGGCCCTGTAAACAAATAAAAAAAACAACAAACAACCATTTCATTTTCATCCCTTCTGTTTTTACCGGTGCATACAGCCGCTCAGAACAGTTCTTCATCCAGGAGTGTGCCCGGTGTAAAGACCCCGGCCGGGGGAAGCGCTATAAAGATCATTTTTTCATAAGGGCTCTTCCTGCCGGCTTCAAACAACATCCCGATAGCGCCATTGTTCAATTTTGTGATCGAAGAATATCCTCCCGGTCCTTTATAAATCAGTTTGCTGTTGCTCCAGCTTTTACAATCATCAAAACTGGTTTTTAATGTCAGATGTGTTCTGCCCACCGGAACAGCCGGGTTAAGAAACAGGTGCATCGGTTTGCCTTCATGCTGTCCGAAATTCAGGAGGCTTGCCTGGCATACAGATTCCACCAGTTGAAAATCGTGTTCGATTGGTGTCCAGGTCAACCCGCCGTCCTTACTGTAAGAGATCGCCCGGGATTGTTTGCGATTGTAAGAACGCATGTTCATCACCAGTGTCCCATCGGAAAGTTCTGTCACCTGGCTCTCATTACAGCCCGGCCGGATCGGCTGGCTTTTTTGCCAGGTCCTGCCATGATCGTCGGAAAAGAGCACATGGGCCCCATACCCGAAAGGACCATTTCGCAGATCGCCTTTAGGATCGTCATAGCTGTGATTGGCGGGTATCACCAGCCGTCCTTTATAAACGCCGTTCCTCACCTGAATGCCGATACCAGGTCCGGTTGCATACCAGCCCCAGGAGCTATCGCGGCAGGTATTACCCAAACTTTCGGGCTTCGACCATGTCCGGCCATCATCATCGGAATAACAAACATAGGGGATCCGTGGTGCTGATGATTTTTTATTAATGATCGCGGCCTCTCCGTCTTTGCCGTAGTTCCATGTAAGCACCAGCCATATACGGCCTGTTTCCTGGTCCACAACAGGACAGGGATTCCCGCAGGTATTCGGGCCGTCATCCCATACCACCTGCTCGTCGCTCCATGTTTTTCCATTGTCTGCCGAACGTTTTACCAGCAGATCGATATTACCCGCGTCACCCCCTTCACGGCCTTCGCAAAAGGCAAGCAGGGTTCCTTTCTTTGATACGATCAGGGAAGGGATCCGGTAATTATTATACCTGCCTTTTCCCTGCTGCCAGAGAACGGTTTTTTGAAGGGCCTTCTTTTTATCCGCTTTGTAGGAATAAGAACAAAGAGCTATTGCCACACCAACAATTGCCATCAACACCAATTTTCCTTTCATAATTCAAATGAGTTTTACTATTAGTTATTCAGAACCTGTTTATTATTTTTGTTCCTGTATGATTCAAGCAACCGTCCTAATTTATCTTCCACCTTTTTGTAGCCTGCCTGCCCGGCAAGATTGATCGTTTCGACGGGATCCTTCTGCATATCATAAAGCTCCCTGGATTCGATGACATCATCTTTTAAACGGTACCAGACAGTGTACCGCCAGTCTTCATCCCGCACCGTATATCCCATATGTGTGGGATGGCCGGAGCCGATCGCTTTATAAGGTCTGCAAAACTGGCTGTAGGCCTTTTGGTTCCATTTCCGTTCCGGATCTTTTAATAAAGGTACCAGGCTTTTTCCGCTCAAAGTAGGGGAAGGCCGGATACCGCACAGATCCGTCAGCGTGGGATACAGGTCCACCGCTTCTACGATTGCATTGGTAACGGCGCCTTTCGCATTAACAGGCGGAGCCGAAATAATCATTGGGATCCGGTCATCCAGTTCAAAATTGGTGGATTTGCACCACAGTTCCTGTTCCCCCAGGTGGTAGCCGTGATCTCCCCAAAGTACAATGATCGTCTGTTGCCGGAGCCCCAGCCGGTCCAGCTCATCCAGGATCTTTCCGATCTGTGCATCTACATAGCTGATGCAGGCATAATAAGCCCGTCTCAATGTAGCTTCCGTCGCACCATCCAGGGGGCCGGCATCGGGAATGTCCGAATAACCTCTTAATTCCTGCCATTGATGAAAGGCAATGTCCGGTGCCCCTCCGGGTTTTTGTCTGTGAGCTATTGCTGAAAAATCGGTCTGCGCATACAGGTCGAGGTATTTTTGGGGCGCACAGAACGGAAGGTGCGGCTTCTTAAAGCCCGCTGCCAGGAAAAATTTTTCACCGGAGCTTTTAAACTCCCTTAATGCGCTGATCACCGCATCTGTTATTTTACCATCGGGATATTTATTATCCTCCCCTTCTGTAAACTCGGAAGCCCCGGCCTTCCCTTTCTTTTTATTCGGAGGGAGAAAATATTCATCACTCCGTACGGAAAGATTTTCCAGCGATGGCCGCGACCAGGAGGCCTCATCCTGGGTATTTCTGGAACCATGAAATATCTTTCCGATTCCTACCGCGGTATATCCCGCCTGTTTAAATGCCTGGGGTAATGTGACCACATCGGGGTTCTTTTGCCGGAAATGCGTGATCAGATCTGTGACGC is from Niabella beijingensis and encodes:
- a CDS encoding sialidase family protein, with product MKNCSERLYAPVKTEGMKMKWLFVVFFICLQGRLTAQVFAESVLWPPGIDSAFHVKEHFVYGLIEAGNGDVLAFAEGRIGTGDDGPHHIVLKRSRDKGKHWLPSQVIVASNNGESFANPTPVRERKTGKLFLFYARNFNNDSSRVYTINSSDQGITWSAPVELTHLFQKDPYRRPFHLPGPGHGITLENGRMLVQVWHRFAVKKNIRERRYGVSVLYSDDQGSSWKSGGYLPGVDSFSANESRLVALGGSQLLLDARLSEPGAFVNRAQSLSRDGGITWSWPIKSSIERFTAVDAGLTAFKHKGHLYLLCSRPLGPGRNDLAVSYTADQAKSWSAPVLLFKGPANYSDIIVLKDGSFLVLYGRGKPRYAAVARFDWNWLIRETKQLEK
- a CDS encoding sialidase family protein, with amino-acid sequence MKGKLVLMAIVGVAIALCSYSYKADKKKALQKTVLWQQGKGRYNNYRIPSLIVSKKGTLLAFCEGREGGDAGNIDLLVKRSADNGKTWSDEQVVWDDGPNTCGNPCPVVDQETGRIWLVLTWNYGKDGEAAIINKKSSAPRIPYVCYSDDDGRTWSKPESLGNTCRDSSWGWYATGPGIGIQVRNGVYKGRLVIPANHSYDDPKGDLRNGPFGYGAHVLFSDDHGRTWQKSQPIRPGCNESQVTELSDGTLVMNMRSYNRKQSRAISYSKDGGLTWTPIEHDFQLVESVCQASLLNFGQHEGKPMHLFLNPAVPVGRTHLTLKTSFDDCKSWSNSKLIYKGPGGYSSITKLNNGAIGMLFEAGRKSPYEKMIFIALPPAGVFTPGTLLDEELF
- a CDS encoding sulfatase; protein product: MKPGSLYTLLLALILMISKAALSQTGTPPNVLFIAVDDLRPDLGCYGNRKVITPNMDRLAGKGLVFNRAYCQQAVCNPSRASVLTGLRPDETGVTDLITHFRQKNPDVVTLPQAFKQAGYTAVGIGKIFHGSRNTQDEASWSRPSLENLSVRSDEYFLPPNKKKGKAGASEFTEGEDNKYPDGKITDAVISALREFKSSGEKFFLAAGFKKPHLPFCAPQKYLDLYAQTDFSAIAHRQKPGGAPDIAFHQWQELRGYSDIPDAGPLDGATEATLRRAYYACISYVDAQIGKILDELDRLGLRQQTIIVLWGDHGYHLGEQELWCKSTNFELDDRIPMIISAPPVNAKGAVTNAIVEAVDLYPTLTDLCGIRPSPTLSGKSLVPLLKDPERKWNQKAYSQFCRPYKAIGSGHPTHMGYTVRDEDWRYTVWYRLKDDVIESRELYDMQKDPVETINLAGQAGYKKVEDKLGRLLESYRNKNNKQVLNN